The proteins below are encoded in one region of Apium graveolens cultivar Ventura chromosome 4, ASM990537v1, whole genome shotgun sequence:
- the LOC141719068 gene encoding uncharacterized protein LOC141719068, translating to MDNQWVVPYNRDLLVKYQCHMNVEICAHARSLKYLFKYFLKGHDRATVEIRGKKRQSNNKEGLDVAEDEIQSFFDGRYICGCEAAYCIFGFNIHYRSLVVQRLSIHLDGNKYCTFRSNEALPKVAERERKKHPQLKAFCILNATDEHARQFLYDEIPQYYIWNDKDRVWNPRKCEKNW from the coding sequence ATGGATAACCAGTGGGTGGTACCTTACAACCGGGATTTACTAGTGAAATACCAATGTCATATGAATGTAGAGATTTGTGCACATGCACGCAGCCTGAAATATCTCTTCAAGTACTTCCTGAAAGGGCATGACAGAGCTACTGTTGAAATACGTGGGAAAAAAAGACAATCTAACAACAAAGAGGGTCTTGACGTTGCTGAAGATGAAATTCAATCATTTTTTGATGGGAGATATATTTGTGGATGTGAAGCTGCATACTGCATATTTGGATTCAATATACATTATAGGTCTTTGGTAGTTCAACGACTTTCTATACACTTGGATGGGAATAAGTACTGTACTTTTCGCTCAAATGAGGCATTACCCAAAGTGGCCGAGAGGGAGAGGAAGAAGCACCCACAACTAAAAGCTTTTTGTATCCTTAATGCCACTGATGAGCATGCCAGACAATTTCTATATGATGAAATCCCCCAGTATTACATTTGGAATGATAAGGACCGAGTCTGGAATCCACGTAAGTGCGAAAAAAATTGGTAG